One part of the Rhizobium rhizogenes genome encodes these proteins:
- the glgC gene encoding glucose-1-phosphate adenylyltransferase → MSEKRVQPLARDAMAYVLAGGRGSRLKELTDRRAKPAVYFGGKARIIDFALSNALNSGIRRIGVATQYKAHSLIRHLQRGWDFFRPERNESFDILPASQRVSETQWYEGTADAVYQNIDIIEPYAPEYMVILAGDHIYKMDYEYMLQQHVDSGADVTIGCLEVPRMEATGFGVMHVNEKDEIIDFIEKPADPPGIPGNEGFALASMGIYVFHTKFLMEALRRDAADPTSSRDFGKDIIPYIVQHGKAVAHRFADSCVRSDFEHGPYWRDVGTIDAYWQANIDLTDVVPDLDIYDKSWPIWTYAEITPPAKFVHDDENRRGSAVSSVVSGDCIISGASLNRSLLFTGVRANSYSRLENAVVLPSVKIGRHAQLSNVVIDHGVVIPEGLIVGEDPELDAKRFRRTENGICLITQSMIDKLDL, encoded by the coding sequence ATGTCGGAAAAAAGAGTTCAGCCTTTGGCACGTGATGCAATGGCCTATGTCCTCGCAGGCGGCAGAGGAAGCCGCCTGAAGGAGCTGACGGACCGCCGGGCAAAACCCGCCGTCTATTTCGGCGGCAAGGCGCGCATCATCGATTTTGCGCTTTCCAACGCGCTCAATTCCGGCATTCGCCGTATCGGCGTCGCCACGCAATACAAGGCGCACTCCCTCATCCGCCACCTGCAGCGCGGCTGGGACTTCTTCCGTCCCGAGCGTAACGAAAGCTTCGATATTCTGCCGGCCTCCCAGCGCGTGTCCGAAACGCAATGGTATGAAGGCACGGCCGACGCCGTCTATCAGAACATCGACATCATCGAGCCCTATGCGCCGGAATATATGGTCATCCTCGCCGGCGACCATATCTACAAAATGGACTACGAATACATGCTGCAGCAGCATGTCGATTCCGGCGCGGACGTGACGATCGGCTGCCTTGAAGTGCCGCGCATGGAAGCGACCGGCTTCGGCGTGATGCACGTGAATGAAAAAGACGAGATCATCGACTTCATCGAAAAGCCGGCCGATCCGCCCGGCATTCCCGGCAACGAGGGTTTCGCGCTCGCCTCGATGGGCATCTATGTCTTCCACACGAAATTCCTGATGGAAGCCCTGCGCCGCGATGCCGCCGACCCGACCTCCAGCCGCGACTTCGGCAAGGACATCATTCCCTATATCGTCCAGCACGGCAAAGCCGTCGCCCACCGCTTCGCCGATAGCTGCGTGCGTTCGGATTTCGAGCATGGCCCTTACTGGCGCGACGTCGGCACCATCGACGCCTATTGGCAGGCCAATATCGACCTGACGGATGTGGTGCCGGACCTCGATATCTACGACAAGTCCTGGCCGATCTGGACCTATGCGGAAATCACCCCGCCGGCGAAATTCGTGCATGATGACGAGAACCGCCGCGGTTCGGCCGTGTCATCGGTCGTCTCCGGCGACTGCATCATTTCCGGCGCCTCGCTCAATCGCAGCCTCTTGTTCACAGGCGTGCGCGCCAATTCATACTCCCGCCTTGAGAATGCCGTAGTACTGCCGAGTGTGAAGATCGGGCGTCATGCCCAGCTCAGCAATGTCGTCATCGACCATGGCGTGGTCATTCCGGAAGGACTGATTGTAGGAGAAGACCCAGAACTGGATGCCAAACGTTTCCGCCGCACCGAAAACGGCATTTGCCTTATCACCCAATCGATGATCGACAAGCTGGACCTGTAG
- the glgA gene encoding glycogen synthase GlgA, translated as MNVLSVSSEIYPLIKTGGLADVAGALPIALEAHGVTTRTLIPGYPAVKAAVTDPVKCFEFTDLLGAKADVLEVRHEGLDLLILDAPAYYERSGGPYLDQTGKDYPDNWKRFAALSLAAARIAAGALPGWRPDMVHAHDWQAAMAPVYMRYAETPEIPSLLTIHNIAFQGQFGANIFSKLGLPAHAFGMEGIEYYNDVSFLKGGLQTATALSTVSPSYAEEILTPQFGMGLHGVIGSRAHVLHGIVNGIDADVWNPATDHLIHDNYSAANLKNRALNKKAVAEHFRIDDDDSPLFCIISRLTWQKGIDLMAEAVDEIVSLGGRLVVLGAGEVALEGALLAAASRHHGRVGVAVGYNEPLSHLMQAGCDAIIIPSRFEPCGLTQLYALRYGCIPVVARTGGLADTVIDANHAAIANKSATGVQFSPVTIDGLKQAIRRTVRYYHDPKLWTQMQKLGMKSDVSWEKSASLYAALYSQLISKGH; from the coding sequence ATGAATGTCCTTTCGGTTTCATCCGAAATCTATCCCCTGATCAAGACCGGAGGGCTCGCCGACGTTGCCGGCGCGCTCCCCATCGCGCTTGAAGCCCATGGCGTCACGACGCGCACATTGATACCCGGATATCCGGCGGTGAAAGCCGCCGTGACGGACCCCGTCAAATGTTTCGAATTTACCGATCTGCTCGGCGCAAAAGCCGATGTGCTCGAAGTGCGGCATGAGGGGCTCGACCTCCTCATTCTCGATGCGCCCGCCTATTACGAGCGCTCCGGCGGCCCCTATCTCGACCAGACCGGCAAGGATTACCCCGACAACTGGAAGCGTTTCGCGGCGCTGTCGCTGGCAGCCGCCCGCATTGCCGCCGGCGCGCTTCCCGGCTGGCGGCCGGATATGGTGCATGCCCATGACTGGCAGGCCGCGATGGCGCCGGTCTATATGCGTTATGCTGAGACGCCCGAAATTCCGAGCCTTCTCACCATCCACAACATCGCCTTCCAGGGCCAGTTCGGCGCGAATATTTTCAGCAAACTTGGCCTGCCCGCCCATGCCTTCGGCATGGAAGGCATCGAATATTACAACGATGTCAGCTTCCTGAAGGGCGGCCTGCAGACGGCAACGGCGCTCAGCACCGTCAGCCCGTCCTATGCCGAGGAAATCCTCACCCCGCAATTCGGCATGGGGCTGCACGGCGTCATCGGCAGCCGCGCCCATGTGCTGCACGGCATCGTCAACGGCATCGATGCCGATGTCTGGAACCCGGCGACGGACCATCTGATCCACGACAATTATTCAGCCGCCAATCTCAAGAACCGCGCGCTGAACAAGAAGGCGGTCGCCGAACATTTCCGCATCGACGATGATGACAGCCCGCTTTTCTGCATCATCTCCCGCCTCACCTGGCAGAAGGGCATCGATCTCATGGCGGAAGCTGTGGACGAGATCGTTTCCCTCGGTGGCCGCCTCGTGGTGCTGGGCGCAGGAGAAGTGGCGCTGGAAGGCGCGCTTCTGGCGGCCGCGTCCCGTCACCATGGCCGCGTCGGCGTTGCCGTCGGTTACAATGAACCGCTGTCGCATCTGATGCAGGCGGGCTGCGATGCGATCATCATTCCCTCGCGTTTCGAACCCTGCGGCCTCACCCAGCTTTATGCGCTGCGTTATGGCTGCATTCCGGTCGTCGCCCGCACCGGCGGCCTTGCCGACACGGTGATCGACGCCAACCATGCCGCCATCGCCAATAAATCGGCGACCGGCGTGCAATTTTCACCCGTCACGATCGATGGTCTGAAACAGGCGATCCGCCGGACCGTCCGTTATTACCACGACCCGAAACTATGGACACAAATGCAGAAACTCGGAATGAAATCCGATGTTTCCTGGGAAAAGAGCGCCAGTCTTTACGCCGCGCTTTACAGCCAGCTTATTTCGAAAGGCCATTGA
- a CDS encoding alpha-D-glucose phosphate-specific phosphoglucomutase, giving the protein MIKTVQTKPYQDQKPGTSGLRKKVPVFAQENYAENFIQSIFDALEGFQGQTLVIGGDGRYYNREVIQKAIKMAAAAGFGKVLVGQGGILSTPAASNVIRKYKAFGGIVLSASHNPGGPNEDFGIKYNIGNGGPAPEKITDAIYARSKVIDSYKISDAADIDLDKVGSFKVDDLTVEVIDPVADYAALMEELFDFAAIRALIAGGFKVVVDSMSAVTGPYAVEIIEKRLGAPKGSVRNATPLPDFGGHHPDPNLVHAKELYDDVMSPEGPDFGAASDGDGDRNMVVGKGMFVTPSDSLAIIAANAKLAPGYAAGISGIARSMPTSAAADRVAEKLGLGMYETPTGWKFFGNLMDAGKVTICGEESFGTGSNHVREKDGLWAVLYWLNIVAARKESVKDIVTKHWAEYGRNYYSRHDYEEVDSDAANTLVATLREKLATLPGTSYGNLKVAAADDFAYHDPVDQSVSKNQGIRILFEGGSRIVLRLSGTGTAGATLRLYVERYEPDAARHGIETQEALADLISVADTIAGIKAHTGRNAPSVIT; this is encoded by the coding sequence ATGATCAAGACCGTTCAGACGAAGCCCTATCAGGACCAGAAGCCGGGCACATCCGGCCTGCGCAAGAAGGTGCCAGTCTTCGCCCAGGAAAATTACGCCGAGAACTTCATCCAGTCGATCTTCGACGCGCTTGAGGGCTTTCAGGGCCAGACGCTGGTGATCGGCGGCGACGGCCGTTATTACAACCGCGAAGTCATCCAGAAGGCGATCAAGATGGCCGCCGCCGCCGGTTTCGGCAAGGTTCTGGTCGGTCAGGGCGGCATTCTCTCCACGCCTGCCGCCTCCAACGTCATCCGCAAATACAAGGCTTTCGGCGGCATCGTGCTTTCCGCCAGCCACAATCCCGGCGGCCCGAACGAAGATTTCGGCATCAAATACAATATCGGCAATGGCGGCCCCGCACCGGAAAAGATCACCGATGCGATCTATGCCCGCTCGAAGGTCATCGACAGCTATAAAATCTCCGACGCCGCCGATATCGATCTCGACAAGGTGGGCAGCTTCAAGGTGGACGACCTGACGGTCGAGGTGATCGACCCGGTTGCCGATTACGCCGCCCTGATGGAAGAGCTGTTCGATTTCGCCGCCATCCGTGCGCTGATCGCCGGCGGTTTCAAGGTCGTGGTCGATTCCATGAGCGCCGTCACGGGCCCCTATGCCGTGGAGATCATCGAAAAGCGTCTCGGCGCGCCGAAGGGTTCGGTGCGCAACGCAACGCCGCTACCGGATTTCGGTGGCCACCACCCCGATCCCAACCTTGTCCATGCCAAGGAGCTTTATGACGACGTCATGAGCCCGGAAGGCCCCGATTTCGGCGCCGCTTCCGATGGCGACGGCGACCGCAACATGGTGGTCGGCAAGGGCATGTTCGTCACCCCGTCCGACAGCCTCGCCATCATCGCGGCCAATGCCAAACTGGCCCCCGGTTATGCCGCCGGCATTTCCGGCATCGCCCGCTCAATGCCGACGAGTGCGGCAGCGGACCGTGTGGCCGAGAAGCTCGGGCTTGGCATGTATGAAACGCCGACCGGCTGGAAATTCTTCGGCAACCTCATGGATGCCGGCAAAGTGACGATCTGCGGCGAAGAAAGCTTCGGCACCGGCTCCAACCATGTGCGCGAAAAGGACGGCCTGTGGGCCGTGCTCTACTGGCTGAACATCGTCGCCGCGCGCAAGGAAAGCGTGAAGGACATCGTCACAAAGCACTGGGCCGAATATGGCCGCAACTATTATTCCCGCCACGACTATGAAGAAGTGGATTCGGACGCCGCCAACACGCTGGTCGCCACCCTGCGCGAAAAACTCGCCACGCTTCCCGGCACCAGCTATGGCAATCTGAAGGTCGCGGCGGCGGATGATTTCGCCTATCACGATCCGGTCGATCAGTCGGTCAGCAAAAATCAGGGCATCCGCATCCTGTTCGAAGGCGGTTCGCGCATCGTGCTGCGCCTTTCCGGCACTGGCACTGCAGGCGCCACGCTTCGCCTTTATGTCGAGCGTTACGAACCGGATGCGGCCCGTCACGGCATCGAAACGCAGGAAGCGCTCGCCGATCTGATTTCCGTTGCCGATACGATCGCCGGCATCAAGGCCCATACCGGCCGCAACGCACCGAGCGTTATTACGTAA
- the glgX gene encoding glycogen debranching protein GlgX → MQTPSVFPKGAIQTENGTEFTVYSRHASQIDLCLFDAKGEKETAHLPMARGEDDVHRLTVADAGPGKRYGFRAHGIYAPEHGLWFDPAKLLLDPYATEIDRPFRHDPALYVFGAETGGIMPKAILSQHEPVRRQPPLFAEGGLIYELAVKSFTRLHPEVPEEIRGTVAALAHPAIVAHLKKIGVDAVELMPITAWIDERHLPPLGLSNAWGYNPVGFMALDPRLCPGGVRELRDTVAALHAQGIGVILDLVFNHTGESDIEGSILSLRGLDNLTAFRHPPGKPGVLVNDTGTGNTVACDHPYIRQLIVDSLRHFVLTAGVDGFRFDLAPVLGRTANGFDMASETLAAMHSDPALYDRLLIAEPWDIGPGGYQLGNFPESFLEWNDRARDDMRRFWRGDAGTTGALADALSGSSPIFSRHGRLNSRSVNFLAAHDGFTLFDLVSHEHKHNEKNGENNRDGHNENHSWNNGFEGLTDDPAIVAARIADVKALLSTLFVSRGVLMLTAGDEGGRSQQGNNNAYCQDNDITWVDWSSLVPELIDHTAFLAALRKRFGVFSQTGFFSGRGDVTWLAPGGKPMTVTDWERPDGPSFAMLLSTPDREAGKEAELAVLINRSREIVPFTLPGDDWRAIGTDFGNPAFLPARSVVFYLRAKPSN, encoded by the coding sequence ATGCAGACACCTTCCGTTTTCCCCAAAGGTGCAATCCAGACGGAAAACGGAACGGAATTCACGGTCTATTCCCGGCACGCCTCGCAGATCGATCTCTGCCTTTTCGATGCGAAGGGCGAAAAAGAAACGGCCCATTTGCCGATGGCGCGCGGTGAAGATGACGTTCACCGGTTGACCGTCGCCGACGCCGGCCCCGGCAAGCGATACGGCTTTCGCGCTCACGGCATTTACGCCCCCGAGCACGGCCTCTGGTTCGATCCTGCGAAACTGCTGCTCGACCCCTATGCCACGGAGATCGACCGCCCCTTCCGGCACGATCCCGCGCTTTACGTCTTTGGTGCGGAGACCGGCGGGATCATGCCGAAGGCGATCCTTTCGCAGCATGAGCCGGTCCGGCGTCAACCGCCGCTTTTTGCCGAAGGCGGACTGATTTACGAACTCGCCGTCAAATCCTTCACCCGGCTGCACCCTGAAGTGCCGGAAGAGATCAGGGGCACCGTTGCCGCACTTGCCCATCCCGCCATTGTCGCGCACTTGAAAAAAATCGGTGTCGATGCGGTGGAGTTGATGCCGATCACCGCCTGGATCGATGAGCGCCACCTGCCGCCACTCGGCCTTTCCAATGCCTGGGGTTATAATCCCGTCGGCTTCATGGCGCTCGATCCGCGCCTCTGCCCCGGCGGTGTGCGGGAATTGCGGGATACGGTTGCGGCGCTGCATGCGCAAGGCATCGGCGTCATTCTCGATCTGGTCTTCAACCATACGGGCGAAAGCGATATCGAAGGTTCTATCCTGTCGTTGCGCGGGCTCGATAACCTCACCGCCTTCCGCCACCCGCCGGGAAAGCCAGGCGTGCTGGTCAACGATACCGGCACCGGCAACACGGTCGCCTGCGACCATCCCTATATTCGCCAGCTCATCGTCGATTCACTCAGGCATTTCGTTCTGACTGCCGGGGTGGACGGCTTCCGTTTCGACCTCGCGCCCGTGCTCGGGCGAACGGCCAATGGCTTCGACATGGCAAGCGAAACGCTCGCGGCCATGCATTCGGACCCGGCACTTTACGACCGCCTGCTGATCGCCGAACCATGGGATATCGGCCCCGGCGGATATCAGCTCGGCAATTTCCCCGAAAGCTTTCTGGAATGGAACGACCGCGCCCGCGACGATATGCGCCGCTTCTGGCGCGGCGACGCCGGCACCACCGGGGCGCTGGCCGATGCGCTTTCCGGGTCTTCGCCGATCTTTTCCCGCCATGGCCGCTTAAACAGCCGCAGCGTCAATTTTCTCGCCGCCCATGACGGTTTCACCCTGTTCGATCTCGTCAGCCACGAACACAAGCACAATGAAAAAAACGGCGAGAACAATCGCGACGGCCATAATGAAAACCACTCCTGGAACAATGGTTTCGAAGGCCTGACGGATGATCCTGCCATTGTCGCCGCCCGCATTGCGGATGTAAAGGCGCTGCTTTCCACCCTGTTCGTCAGCCGCGGCGTCTTGATGCTGACCGCCGGCGATGAGGGCGGCCGCAGCCAGCAGGGCAACAACAACGCCTATTGTCAGGACAATGACATCACCTGGGTCGACTGGTCATCGCTTGTCCCCGAGCTGATCGATCACACGGCGTTTCTCGCAGCGCTTCGCAAACGCTTCGGCGTCTTTTCTCAGACCGGTTTCTTCTCTGGTCGCGGCGACGTGACATGGCTTGCCCCGGGCGGGAAACCCATGACAGTCACCGACTGGGAAAGGCCGGATGGGCCTTCCTTCGCCATGCTGCTTTCCACCCCGGACCGGGAGGCTGGCAAGGAGGCCGAGCTTGCCGTGCTCATCAACCGCAGCCGGGAAATCGTGCCTTTCACCCTGCCCGGCGACGACTGGCGCGCGATCGGCACGGATTTCGGCAATCCCGCATTCCTTCCGGCCCGTTCGGTGGTGTTTTATCTGAGAGCAAAACCATCGAATTGA
- a CDS encoding GFA family protein → MFVWRMHKLRKASCSCRSVELELNGEPRSVYACACNECQRCTGTAFAYRAIYPETAIIRRRGDTKAWRRTGTSGRWLEQHFCTDCGTVVFMSAEALAGAISVSAGCFGEADFPPPRMLHWPERMHHWLCLEGIATATPASA, encoded by the coding sequence ATGTTTGTGTGGCGAATGCATAAGCTGCGCAAGGCAAGCTGTTCCTGCCGGAGCGTGGAACTTGAACTGAATGGTGAGCCGCGATCGGTCTATGCCTGCGCCTGCAACGAATGTCAGCGTTGCACCGGCACGGCCTTCGCCTATCGCGCAATTTACCCGGAGACTGCGATCATCAGGCGAAGGGGCGATACGAAGGCATGGCGGCGCACGGGAACATCGGGACGCTGGCTGGAGCAGCATTTTTGCACCGATTGCGGAACGGTCGTCTTTATGAGCGCCGAGGCATTGGCCGGTGCGATTTCCGTTTCCGCTGGCTGTTTCGGGGAGGCGGATTTCCCTCCGCCCAGAATGTTGCATTGGCCGGAGCGCATGCACCATTGGCTTTGTCTGGAAGGCATTGCGACAGCGACACCGGCCTCGGCGTGA
- a CDS encoding helix-turn-helix domain-containing protein, with product MTSGQKGDTEECGFAGALKAIGGKWKPSLLWSLHIRPHRFSELRRSLPGISEKVLTQHLRQMESDGLISRHDYGEVPPRVEYSITPHGFSLNDAVTAMSKWGKQHENWKSQRTTEPLTR from the coding sequence ATGACCAGCGGCCAGAAGGGCGATACCGAAGAATGCGGCTTTGCCGGAGCCTTGAAGGCGATCGGTGGCAAATGGAAACCGTCACTCTTGTGGTCCCTGCATATTCGGCCGCATCGTTTCTCCGAACTGCGGCGATCCTTGCCGGGTATCAGCGAAAAGGTTCTCACCCAGCATCTGCGGCAGATGGAGAGCGACGGGCTGATCAGCCGCCATGATTATGGTGAAGTGCCGCCACGGGTCGAATATTCAATCACACCGCACGGCTTCAGCTTGAACGACGCTGTCACCGCCATGTCAAAATGGGGTAAGCAGCATGAAAACTGGAAATCGCAGAGAACGACCGAACCATTGACGAGGTAA
- a CDS encoding MaoC family dehydratase, which translates to MAKDIGLAEMKNLVGTEMGVSDWIIVDQAMIDAFGKATLDEQFIHTDPERAKAESPFGGTIAHGFLTLSLLSALNYDALPRIREQTMGINYGFDAVRFVTPVRSGARVRGRFTLAEARFRGAAMLMTTYDVTVEIENEKKPALTARWTTISQFNPEDRPEDG; encoded by the coding sequence ATGGCAAAAGACATAGGGCTGGCGGAGATGAAAAATCTGGTCGGCACGGAAATGGGCGTTTCCGACTGGATCATTGTCGACCAGGCGATGATTGACGCCTTCGGAAAAGCGACGCTGGACGAACAGTTCATCCACACCGACCCGGAACGCGCCAAAGCGGAAAGTCCGTTTGGCGGCACCATCGCGCATGGGTTCCTGACGCTGTCCCTGCTGTCGGCGCTGAATTACGATGCCCTGCCCCGCATCCGCGAACAGACCATGGGCATCAATTATGGCTTCGATGCCGTGCGCTTCGTCACACCGGTCAGGAGCGGCGCGCGGGTGCGTGGCCGTTTCACGCTGGCGGAAGCGCGGTTTCGCGGCGCGGCGATGCTGATGACGACCTATGATGTGACGGTGGAAATCGAAAACGAGAAGAAGCCGGCGCTCACCGCCCGCTGGACCACCATCAGCCAGTTCAACCCGGAAGACAGGCCGGAAGACGGCTGA
- a CDS encoding sarcosine oxidase subunit gamma — translation MADKLHAKRKSVLEDFHGGSPFVSLKPAASASRLSLRARESAVTALSEALGLALPTGPKSSVTSGLRSALWLGPDEWLVIDQGESDLMAVLSGVSGLFSATDISHRNTAIIVSGPGAEAALNAGCPQDLSLARFPVGACSRTVFGKAEVVLLRTADDTFRVECWRSFAEYVGGLLQEAAADVAV, via the coding sequence ATGGCTGACAAACTTCACGCAAAACGCAAATCCGTGCTTGAGGATTTTCACGGCGGCTCGCCCTTCGTTTCGCTGAAGCCGGCCGCCTCCGCCTCGCGGTTGTCGCTGCGTGCACGGGAAAGTGCCGTGACGGCTCTGTCGGAAGCGCTCGGTCTTGCCCTGCCCACCGGCCCGAAAAGCTCCGTCACCTCGGGCCTGCGATCCGCTTTGTGGCTCGGCCCGGATGAATGGCTGGTGATCGATCAGGGTGAAAGCGACCTGATGGCGGTGCTCTCCGGCGTTTCCGGCCTGTTTTCGGCAACCGATATTTCCCACCGCAACACGGCCATCATTGTCTCCGGTCCCGGTGCGGAAGCGGCACTCAATGCCGGCTGCCCGCAGGATCTTTCCCTGGCAAGGTTCCCGGTCGGCGCCTGCTCGCGAACTGTTTTCGGCAAGGCGGAGGTGGTGTTGCTGCGCACGGCGGACGATACGTTCCGGGTGGAATGCTGGCGCTCTTTTGCCGAATATGTCGGCGGGCTGTTGCAGGAGGCGGCTGCGGACGTAGCGGTTTAA